The nucleotide sequence CAAGCCCTCCCCCCGAGgcaggaaagaagaggaaagaaagagaaatcagCGGAAGCCGCAACACTAAAAGAAACACAACTCTAACCCTTCGAAAAAGCCCCAGTCAACAGCCGTTGACGAGTGATagcgaggaagatgaagagatcgCCGTGTCTTCCAAACGGGCCAAGCCGGAAAACATCGAGCCTGATTTGAAGAGGAATTTGAAGGACAAAAAAGCCTTTTCGACTGAACCCGATAATACGCAAGGCTCTACATGCAGAATGATCCATGCGGCGGATGTCATGATGACGAAACGCACGGCTAAGAGCGGCGAGAAAGTTTGCGATaggaagaaggaagacgGCGACGCGGTCCTTCTAAGATATCCCAGTGTCAGTCGCAGAGAAAGGTATTGTCTACCGAATTCAACTTCCAAAATCTGAAGTTGATTTCAGCTAATCAATGCCGTCACTACAGATACCAACTTATCTCCGAAGGCGAAGTTATTGATCCCGCAGGAGAAGATTTGATCAACCCTTATGACGAGATACCGAAGATTGTGGAAATTGTCAAGGATGAATATTTGACCGATGAACAAGCAGCGGAGTTCGCACATCCGGAAACGGGtataattcgaaaaatcAACAAAGCGACGAACAATATTACCTGGACTCTTTCCAGCGCAAAAAAGCCCCACGacaaagagaaaatgaaggggCTGTTGCTTGAGTTCAGGAATGCTGTGGGAGCTTACAATGACGCGCTCAGCACTCTCACTAAAAATGGATCGCTGGCGAAAAATCTAGAAAACAAGCATTCACTGTCGTCTAAGCTTCTCAAAATGGTTCTCCAGCAAGTTTACGACCGAGCAGTGTCTCCCCAAGTTGACTTGACTAATAAATACCAAAATGGCACGGATTATGTTTACGGCGAGCTCACATTCCCGTTCATATCCCGAATCCTCAGGGAGGATACTCGCATGAAATCCGATCAAGTTTTCATAGATCTTGGTTCGGGAGTAGGAAATGTCGTCGTGCATGCCGCGCTACAAGTTGGTTGCGAAAGTTGGGGTTGCGAAATAATGCCTAACTGCTGTAAGCTGGCTTCCTTACAACAGACAGAATTTTCCGCACGCTGTAGGGCGTGGGGCCTCAGCGCCGGGTCAGTCAACCTCGAGGAAGggaatttcttgaataaCGAAAACATTCTCAAAGTTATGAAGAGGGCTGATGTTATCTTGGTTAACAATCAAGTTTTCGCACCTGCTTTGAACCAAAGTCTTGTGAACCTATTCTTGGATTTAAAAGAGGGTTGCAAGATTGTAAGTTTAAAAACTTTCGTACCGGATGGTCACGTTATAAATTCTTACAATGAACACAATCCCATCAATTTATTGCGGGTGGAAAAAAAGACGTACGCGGAAGGCGACGTTAGTTGGCATTCTAATGGAGGGGATTACTACGTTACTACGAAGGACAGCACTATCGTAGCTAAGTATCACCAGACCCCAAAGGATAGAAAGACACGGGGGAGTCGGGTtagatgatttttgaatttgaatatacgGTTTCCTTGCACAGTTGATACCATTGGGAAGGTTATTATTGGGTACTTGAGCACGAAGCGATATCACAGCGAGGCAGCATAGAGTAGATGTATGGATaaatgtatgtatttgtaaCACCAATCATTTTTCGTTCATGTTTTACCTTTCTCGGTGATTTCAAATAGAGTGTGATAGGCTTGACTCAATCATCAGTTTCTTACATCAAGTCCCAAActttttattcatttcatctGCCTCCCTTCCCTTTTGAGCCATCCATCTGTCAATCAACTCTTTATTCTCCGCTTTTGCCCTTTTCTCGTTCTGCTCCGCTATATTAAGCTGCAAATTCAGagatatcatctcatcctgCACATCATGAAACCCCTTAGTTTTAGCTCTCAACTCCTCGTCTCGATCCCTAATTTTCCTCTCGAGAACATTTCGTTCTCGAGTTAAAGTCTCTAACTGCTTGGACACCGAAGCACTTTTGGTACGTAGAGCTTGGAGTGAGGTTTCGGTAGTCTTCAAACGCGATTGGAAGTGCGAAGAGGAACGGAGTGCTTCGGATAAGGAAGCGCGGAGCTGAAGGACCTCGGATGAGGTTGTGGATTGAGTTTGATTTGCATTTTTGGATATTGCTTTTTGAGATGTAgcggaagaagagagggatgAGGGGTTGGCGGAGGTAGATGGGGTGTCGTGAACAGCTGCAGCTGCAGTTTGAGCAGAGACTTTGTCGAGCAGCTGAGTATCTTTTGCAAGTTGTTAGACTTTAGACAAAGGTCATTTCAGAAGGGGTGCCGTACAAGCGTCTATGAAGGTAGGATCAAAGCGCTGGTAGCTGGTTTGTTCGCGCTCATCACGCTCTTGTAGAGCTTTCGTATAATCATCGCGCCAGGAAGTCATTGTGTCGTTCTCTTGGTTGCTGACGTATGAGTTGAGGTTTCATTGCTTTGAAAATCCAGGTAGTTATTCGTCAATAAACAATCATAGAATGTGATCTCTTTCTGCCTAGAGTAGAGTTTCACAAAAGGTTGAAGTTATGGATATTgaaagttgttgaagaaaagttTAGCCTCATGGTTGCATGTACGAGAATCTGCAAGTGAATGGATATATAAGGAAGTTCTCTTATGCAGTATGCATGTGTGAATGGATGTGTGCTGGTACTGTGGATGAGCTGTAGCCTCTTGTAGTGGGATAGATCTCGATAAGCAAATGCTGATAGGACCAAGCGGCCGGCGCTAGCGGGTTTCCGATGGATGGCTGGATAGCTGAATGGCTGGATGGGGCAATGTAATGAAGAAGCACGAGGCACGAGGCAAGCACTAAAGCTTAAAGTTACCGATGTAATGCTCATCCTCTTCAGttaaccaaaccaaacctaTATTAAGTATTGCATCAATACAtaaataattcgaattctcgaaaggaaaaaagaattcttttcatcacGACCGAAACGACTCTCCATTCAACGTGCCCACGCTCCTTTTCTTGTTTAAGAGATcgaggaaagagagaaagctCGCGCTTCGTGAGAAAGATTAGATCAAGCACAGGCTAGGCAAAGATGGCTTCACGAAAGAAGGTTTTATTGAAGGTAAGGACTGTTATTGAGGATGTGATGAGTGGTTTGATGCTGATCTGATATCCGCAGGTTATTATCCTCGGCGATAGCGGTGTAGGAAAGACGAGTTTGATGAACCAATATGTACGTTGAATACCTACCGAGTGTCTTTCAATCGCGACGTATACACCGATAATAGAGACTGATACTGGATTAGGTCAACAAGAAATTCAGTGCAAGCTACAAGGCGACCATTGGGGCGGATTTCTTGACAAAGGAGGTCCTAGTCGACGATAGATTAGTTACTATGCAGGTAAGGGCTTCACGCTTTTTACGGCAGTTAGGGTCTGGTGGCTGATGATTGGATATAGCTTTGGGATACAGCAGGGCAGGAACGTTTCCAGTCGTTAGGGGTCGCATTCTACAGAGGAGCGGATTGCTGTGTCCTTGTCTACGACGTGAACAATTCAAAGAGTTTCGATACATTGGATAGTTGGAGGGATGAATTCCTGATCCAGGCCTCGCCTAGAGATCCAGAAAGCTTTCCGTTTGTAAGTTTAGCAGTGTTACGGGAATCCGATATGGTACTGACAGTTGCGTAGGTCGTTCTAGGAAACAAAATTGATGTCGAAGAGAACAAGAGAGTGGTAAGTTGGGCATTAAAATAACAGTATAGTATCTTTACTAACTGCGGTTCAGATTTCCTCAAAACGGGCTATGACTTTCTGTACTTCAAAGGGCAATATCCCATATTTCGAAACGAGTGCAAAGGAGGCCATCAATGTTGAGCAAGCCTTTGAAGGTAAATCACTTTTAAGTTTGTCAAATAGATCCTAGCTAATTCTCTTCTAGTTATTGCGAGAAACGCCTTAGCACAGGAGGAATCAGAAGAATACAACGGAGATTACTCGGATCCAATCAACATCCACATCGAGAACGATAGAGATGGCTGTGCCTGCTAAATGGTACTTGGTGAAGGTCTGAAATCATTGGTcttattttctctctctgtgTCTCTGCCCTACACTTCCAACCACCGAGGGAATTATACTGGAAGTTTTGATGGGAAGGTTGTCAACTGTACATAGGGATCATTCTGGCGCTATTGGGTCTgctattttcttatttcctTGATGATACAGAACGCATAATGAGAAAGTCGGGTTTTATAGTTCTGTAATGAAAGCATCTTCGAATGAACCAAATTACTGCATTAAACAGGTAGTTATTTGTGATAGATGTGAGTCTTGTACGGAGTAGAGTAGTGCAACATAAATTGACATTGAAACAAAGTTACCTTGGGACCCCATTCTCTTGGATAAAGTTTGGTTTGATAACGATTAGCGCGCTTAGAACTATCTGGGTACATACAAGCCAAGCGATAAAACGGCTATCTCTTTCCCTCAAATGAGAATGTCTTGCTCTTGGGTACAGTAATGTAAGCCTACACTTGGCGTGGCTTTcgatttataatttgtttctctctcctttctcaaaGTCCAACTAACTGAAGGATTGTTAGTGAGTGCGATCGCGTGCTAAATCCTTCGCGTTCCGAATTCACTACTACCTCATCTACACAGGTGTCCATCGTGCATCGAAGACGAACATTACATTCGCACTCTCCATATATCTACATGGCATCATAAGACCTGTCATATTTTTAAATGCATCAATATATGTGCTTGTGTCTACGACCTCCATGACCTTACAAGATTCCAAACGAAACTCAAATAGTCAACCTCCACATTGTTCGGATTTTAGTTGCATAGGTGGGATATAGATAAGATAAAAGGCGTTTAAAGGACGAGATCTCAGACCTTAGTTCAAGGACACCGGCGCAGTCAGTTCAACTCGGCGCGATGAGTGCGTCAACGGATTCTGCTACAATGCAGACACATACTCAGAGAGTATTGCTGGAAAGGACGACCACAGGCACAAGTGCAGCTGCAAGCACTGGTAGCAAGAATGTGGGATTCAGAGCCGGAGTGGGCTTAGAGAATGTAGCGCGCAGGACTCTGGGGATGGTTTTATTGGGAGTTACAGTGATGTTATGGACGAGCAGTAATTTTCTTGCTAGCGTAAGTATGCTTCTCATTTGGCAAGCTTAATATATTGAGCTGGGAAACTATCAAGGAATTCAAATGCCCAATACTAATACTGAGAACAATAGTACATATTCGCCGATAATACCTATTCAAAACCATATTTTGTTACATACATCAACACATCATTCTTTGCTGTATCGTTGATTCCTATATTTCTACGAATATCGAGAGAGCATGGCTGGTCACATGTGAAGGATTCAGCTGTGGACTACTACCACGAACAAATATCAGAATACCGCACTGGACTCCAGAATCTCCGCAAAGGATGGCATCGCCGAGGATCCAATCGAGAAGACCAAGAGTACGATTCTATGAGCGCTTCTCATTCCCGTCTCCTAAGCTCTACCGATGACCTTGACACAGATCTTCCGCAGTCACAAGAACAAGAGAAGGAAGACAAATTAAGTGTATCCGAGACCGCCAAACTTTCTCTCgaattctctcttctctggTTCATAGCCAACTATCTCGTGGCCGGCTGTCTCGAATACACATCCGTAGCCTCCTCCACAATTCTAACTTCCACTTCCTCAATCTTCACCCTCCTCTTTGGGGCGCTCGTTCGTGTCGAATCCTTCACGGTCCGCAAACTCCTCGGTGTTCTGGCTTCCTTTGTAGgcatcattctcatttccTCTGTCGATCTCGGGAGTACGGATAATGACTCAAACCGTGGGAACTTTCCCCACAAATCCCAAGCGCAAATTGCGATTGGCGATATCATGGCTTTTGGAAGCGCAGTGATGTATGGGCTGTACGCAGTAGTAATGAAAAAGCGCTGCGGTAATGAAGACCGTGTCGATATGCCGCTATTCTTTGGACTCGTTGGATTTTTCAATGTTGTTTTCCTCTGGCCCGGTTTCTTCATTTTGCATTTCAGCGGCGTGGAAACATTCGAGCTACCTCCCACTGGCAAAATTTGGCTCATAGTATTATTGAACTCCTTGAGCAGTTTTATAAGCGATTATTGCTGGGCGTATGCGATGTTGTTGACAACGCCATTGGTAGTGACCGTAGGCTTGAGCATGACGATCCCGTTGAGTTTGGTGGGCCAGATGTGGTTGAATGACCAGACAAGCACTGCAGTTTATTGGGTGGGTGCATTGGTTGTGGTGGGAAGTTTTGTGTTTGTTAATCATGAGAgcaaggaggaggagaagggagagcCAGGGGATGAAAGAATCATACCTATCGTGGTTGTTGTGGATCATGATGAGAGAGGAGATGAAGTGGTTTAGATCTCTAGAGGCAAAGAAAATAGAGTTGGAGTTTGGTTTCGAATTTGGGATACATTCTAATGTTCTTGGGGGAATATCTCAGGTCCACTTAAGCACTATAGGGCCTGGTTATTGGATCTATTCTTTGAGGTTGCTTCTAGATCTATGAATAATTTCTATGTCATTGGTATATTAAAGAATCGAACTGAAAGACTGAGCTTTGCCTTCATGCGCTGCCATCTACCCAAGCTTGATGCAAATGACATTTGCAGTAAGCGCCACCTGACACTCACGCTTAGGTACCACCTTGTCCGCCGGAACAACATTTGCGGGATATAATCATATCCAATACTGTAAACCCCAAATAAAACCCATCATCAACCCCAACCATGGTGGCGTGATGCATTCTCTCATTAAACCATCTCAAACAAGTAATATCCCAAACGCCTTGCATGGTATCTAACGCAAAACCTCCCATAAGGTTACCCGAATCCATCTCCTGCTTCTAATGCTTTCTTCCATCCTTACAATTAACATGCACGACTTTATGCTTAGGAGATGAATTTCCCCCTTCAATAACTACAGCTGTCAGCTTGCCGCCTTTCAAACATCCCGTATCCAAGCCCATGCTATATTTCTCCAATTGGAGACCTCGCTTGGAGTCGTGGCCGTAAATGACTGTAGTGCGTTCTTTCTTTGGCAGTTTCTTCTGATGTTGATTCCAGACCTATTGATTCTGTGGTTAGAAAGATTCTGAAATAATTGCACGGTGAAATGTGAG is from Botrytis cinerea B05.10 chromosome 8, complete sequence and encodes:
- the Bcdot1 gene encoding Bcdot1, which produces MSLNFGLTNIKPVAPKFKSEKVPKQRPTLSSRTSSNGLRIGTPVSKVTDARGRLAVPSPPPEAGKKRKEREISGSRNTKRNTTLTLRKSPSQQPLTSDSEEDEEIAVSSKRAKPENIEPDLKRNLKDKKAFSTEPDNTQGSTCRMIHAADVMMTKRTAKSGEKVCDRKKEDGDAVLLRYPSVSRRERYQLISEGEVIDPAGEDLINPYDEIPKIVEIVKDEYLTDEQAAEFAHPETGIIRKINKATNNITWTLSSAKKPHDKEKMKGLLLEFRNAVGAYNDALSTLTKNGSLAKNLENKHSLSSKLLKMVLQQVYDRAVSPQVDLTNKYQNGTDYVYGELTFPFISRILREDTRMKSDQVFIDLGSGVGNVVVHAALQVGCESWGCEIMPNCCKLASLQQTEFSARCRAWGLSAGSVNLEEGNFLNNENILKVMKRADVILVNNQVFAPALNQSLVNLFLDLKEGCKIVSLKTFVPDGHVINSYNEHNPINLLRVEKKTYAEGDVSWHSNGGDYYVTTKDSTIVAKYHQTPKDRKTRGSRVR